The Melitaea cinxia chromosome 21, ilMelCinx1.1, whole genome shotgun sequence genome has a window encoding:
- the LOC123664262 gene encoding guanine deaminase, protein MCDKLIFVGNILNPTLDNVKCINGYIVIENGKITSVGTNFVNEENKQIFFKNGYTVKLLGRNQFLIPGFVDCHTHAPQFPNLGIGLDRPLLEWLDKYTFPLESHYSDTKFAAHVYDQVVRRLINNGTTTACYFGSLHLEGTLELVKCVIKHNQRALVGKVSMNVKNDAGYYNDTRVELEEVKTFVNKVLEYKNELVEPVITPRFALSCDTELMKQLSNIAKENSILIQSHIAENKKEIEFVLNSFSECSNYADVYDRCGIFNNKCIMAHGVHLTDREMSMFARKGASIAHCPASNTRLRSGLCPVRKLLDSGIKVGLGTDVSGGDNASILDALRRTMDVSEHLNLMGTKESPLNWEEALYLATLGGATALHLNDKIGSFEVGKDFDALLIDLYSKDSPIDKYDFSVAQEEEAILERVQRFVYMGDDRNIVQVYIKGKKVKDIL, encoded by the exons ATGTGTGataaattgatttttgttggaaatataTTAAATCCAACACTTGATAATGTTAAATGTATAAATGGATATATAGTAATCGAAAATGGAAAG ataACTTCAGTAGGAACAAACTTCgtaaatgaagaaaataagcaaattttctttaaaaatggaTACACTGTAAAACTTTTAGGTCgtaatcaatttttaatacCAGGCTTTGTAGACTGCCATACACATGCACCTCAATTTCCTAACCTCGGCATCGGTCTTGACCGTCCCCTGCTTGAGTGGCTTGATAAATACACATTTCCTTTAGAAAGTCATTACAGTGACACCAAATTTGCTGCACATGTTTATGATCAAGTTGTT AGGAGATTGATCAACAATGGAACAACAACAGCGTGTTATTTTGGGTCTCTGCACTTAGAAGGTACATTGGAACTTGTAAAATGTGTTATAAAACACAATCAGAGGGCGCTAGTGGGCAAAGTGAGCATGAATGTGAAAAATGATGCAGGATATTACAATGATACAAGGGTAGAATTAGAAGAAGTCAAGACATTTGTTAATAAAGTATTAGAATACAAG aacgaATTGGTCGAACCAGTAATCACTCCCAGATTTGCTTTAAGCTGTGATACAGAGCTAATGAAGCAATTATCTAACATAGCGAAAGAAAACTCCATTCTAATACAG AGTCACATAGCAGAGAATAAAAAGGAAATAGAATTTGTGCTTAATAGTTTCTCTGAATGTTCGAATTATGCTGATGTTTATGACCGCTGTGGCATCTTCAATAATaag TGCATTATGGCTCATGGTGTACATTTAACCGATAGAGAGATGTCGATGTTTGCTCGTAAAGGCGCGTCCATAGCTCACTGTCCCGCATCGAACACCAGGCTTAGATCAGGCCTCTGTCCTGTCAGGAAATTGCTGGATAGTGGAATCAAAGTTGGACTCGGTACAG ATGTATCCGGTGGAGATAATGCGAGTATACTAGACGCGTTGCGTCGTACAATGGACGTCTCCGAACATCTAAACCTAATGGGCACTAAAGAATCACCATTAAATTGGGAAGAAGCTTTATACTTAGCTACACTAGGTGGCGCCACAG cGCTACATTTGAATGATAAAATCGGAAGTTTTGAAGTAGGCAAGGACTTTGACGCTTTACTAATAGATCTGTATTCGAAGGACAGTCCTATAGACAAATATGATTTTTCTGTTGCACAAGAAGAGGAGGCCATATTAGAACGCGTTCAAAGATTCGTTTATATGGGCGACGACAGAAACATTGTACAAGTTTATATTAAGGGTAAAAAAGTAAAggatattttgtaa
- the LOC123664263 gene encoding adenylate cyclase type 10-like, which translates to MNFRRSRARSRRNSMNVMVSTEKWRRHRKKSSRKDNEYLEEDSEDDLLQVSELKGWFQELFVPNNTSADQLDQDVEVTLTKKQTLVLSTLVPDEILLMKNFSKGEQNKFVGVLMMADVSGFTALSEKYNNTGNGGTYKLTVTLNTYLGSLIEVIYSHGGDIIKFAGDAFLALWKTDKRTYLCHTIHTAIVCALIIQHSYGSYETDVKVNLKVKLAISAGNLIFAPIGSGIDMNYILVGLPVIEAKVAESVCASGEVKLTPTAWGHCYSRNYDHFIDVNGHITIKAILYDPRENDVSKPFVGFGVMIRQANKPFVALESASDCLLDDSTKCNSTVTSKTNELLTLRKTILVATDKNIGSEIRKFILRPVLTQIDAHQPLEYLTEMRQVSVLFVTLKPMECTFPQLITIVNNAFQITCEIVYKSMGCVNKIILFDKDIMILVIFGLRGFKHESEAQAALKCAHSVKKSLFALDGVIEVSIGVTTGQVYCGVVGHPLRREFTVIGAIVNKAARLMCYFRNKITCDEATFIKSKMSSNGFTLQPPTELKGIIQPGKIYEYTEDIRSKELNNIPLIPPLLNRFDEMDYFETWIDDYHSTFRDFDALLLIGESRIGKTRLLQWMARYAQNKDLNICHVNLTSIHSATPYLALSQIMEQILGVNKPIIGFEKEEKIVSLLNYYNEDLCYLNNILKVRFAYYDNYTPENDKVQKDKEKRIFKKLVSCISKTNVIFLDDLQNLDAMSWEFLTVMLESMKIFTIFTVTRGKFSTVQSWLYNIFVKSNIRKIVLGPLKSTWIIPLACQILDVQAVSKDLCNALEEKCSGLPGQVESFIVHLFSNGALCVKKIHRDELNNWEHENLQFPEPSLLHPVSINANDQANLDQLLKENTMDEISICSVTEKEKLNIDINVQNIDALVMMQIDSLTPYQQLLLKISSVIGNVVSRHVLENIMYENNPVTTAKAIKRLFAMRILYCANTRYNKMTSNATIISNYSATTRLVCDCPFDYDSDNNDSLPKYAFCKVMKFRNKNSRKAFYDLLPLNQKKEFHLRIISYLENNKQKCPECGGTVMTVQSIFNMQLESYNDKNNINTQFLKDNSKCEPQDENQSTSDTISASNNGSLEIRKVKSDSFNTLNETNFKQDNLIVSDIISTKSNISCKAVSQSAPILKPKSSYDENFSVQRRSTKRVTMSNVFLKDVSSEILKINPIFDNVRGVLEAKSISDWHELGVIDSDDKLNTNTNGKEQYLSVSIEKGVSKTNYSRCTCAELNIVIFKQLIEHAKEAELKSKVIEFIVKYAYLNILESNFDNAMLELDEAEITCLEKTFPDISMFERKRFLGKIYSLKAATYLLSGRLIMAKLNIERAAKIYRMNLKKITSFSPFITLFTTINNIKFRLRDMIMKGDSIFFLNVATALYSTLEDERTSKIAALRSIYLVQRIKCNVIDLCDSFAQYMQMVLDRGMPELTVDLEKLLNNCLESLQKPIGTDELFALGKLFLAVFRARLTRGLLVAAIRSGFRALVVSRFLRADQITTDIIPDLFYLLLSRGRIREAVDVVRLLLQIGENEKIPECQTWYYALSLDMILDAGFELESIHEINRFAEYSIHKEKISHESQYRLVIGLWTYWLRTDFEHKAKRYETKALTWSMRDDDDGSLKTLINGLRLAEGMLESLARKMDDLKKVVDLMELRSLADRELARLEKDARILRAIYPRWILFKANSQRLSGRKAAATVLFNQALEEAKRVSNRLEVALVLAANTTSRPWIQNARTGKFLNWKNAAEYTKETWHQFLYKIIPNRDA; encoded by the exons ATGAACTTCCGTAGATCTCGAGCACGTTCACGTCGGAACTCAATGAATGTTATGGTCAGTACAGAAAAATGGCGAAGACATAGAAAAAAATCATCACGTAaagataatgaatatttagaagAAGATTCAGAAGACGATTTACTACAAGTGAGTGAACTCAAAGGCTGGTTTCAAGAGCTTTTTGTGCCCAACAACACAAGCGCTGATCAACTTGATCAAGACGTAGAAGTAACTCTTacgaaaaaacaaacattaGTTTTATCTACTTTAGTGCCTGATGAAATACTGCTTATGAAAAA TTTCAGTAAAGGAGAACAGAACAAATTCGTTGGCGTACTGATGATGGCTGATGTTTCAGGATTTACAGCACTATctgaaaaatataacaatactgGAAATGGTGGTACTTATAAACTAACAGTTACATTAAACACTTATCTTGGTTCACTTATAGAAGTTATATACAGCCATGGAGGTGACATAATAAAATTTGCTGGAGATGCCTTTTTAGCTCTTTGGAAAACTGATAAAAGAACCTACTTGTGTCATACAATTCACACAGCTATTGTTTGTGCTCTTATAATACAACATTCTTACGGATCCTATGAAACTGATGTTAAAGTAAACCTCAAAGTAAAGCTAGCAATATCCGCTGGAAATCTAATATTCGCTCCTATTGGCTCTGGAATAGATATGAATTATATTCTCGTTGGTTTACCTGTCATTGAAGCAAAAGTTGCTGAAAGCGTTTGTGCTTCAGGAGAAGTAAAATTAACACCAACAGCGTGGGGACACTGCTATTCTCGAAACTACGATCACTTTATCGACGTTAATGGACATATTACGATAAAGGCTATCCTCTATGATCCGCGCGAAAATGATGTCAGTAAGCCTTTTGTTGGATTTGGAGTAATGATACGTCAAGCAAATAAACCATTTGTTGCTTTAGAAAGTGCTTCAGATTGCCTTTTGGATGATTCAACAAAATGCAATAGTACAGTCACATCAAAAACTAACGAATTATTAACCTTACGCAAAACCATTTTGGTAGcaacagataaaaatattgGTTCTGAAATAagaaagtttattttaagaCCAGTTCTTACACAGATCGATGCTCACCAACCCCTGGAATATCTAACAGAAATGAGACAAGTTTCAGTTTTATTTGTAACTCTTAAGCCTATGGAATGTACTTTCCCACAGCTAATTACAATAGTTAATAATGCATTTCAAATAACATGCGAAATTGTTTACAAATCTATGGGATGCGTTAACAAGatcattttatttgataaagatATTATGATCTTAGTTATTTTTGGTCTACGGGGATTTAAACATGAATCTGAAGCACAGGCAGCACTAAAATGTGCACACAGTgtaaaaaaatctctttttgCTCTTGACGGTGTGATTGAGGTATCTATAGGTGTTACTACAGGTCAAGTATATTGTGGTGTTGTAGGACATCCTTTGCGCAGAGAGTTTACTGTTATTGGAGCAATAGTAAATAAGGCTGCCCGCTTAATGTGCTATTTTCGTAACAAAATTACTTGTGATGAAGCTACTTTTATCAAAAGTAAAATGTCAAGTAATGGGTTTACACTTCAACCGCCAACTGAACTTAAAGGAATCATTCAACCAGGTAAAATTTATGAATACACTGAGGACATAAGATCAAAAGAATTGAATAACATACCATTGATACCACCCCTGTTAAACAGATTTGATGAAATGGATTATTTCGAAACTTGGATCGATGATTATCATTCGACATTTAGAGATTTTGATGCCTTATTACTTATTGGAGAAAGTAGAATAGGCAAAACCAGGCTCCTTCAATGGATGGCTAGATATGCCCAAAATAAAGATCTCAACATATGTCATGTCAATTTAACTTCGATACATTCTGCAACGCCCTATTTAGCATTAAGTCAAATTATGGAACAAATTTTAGGAGTAAATAAACCCATTATTGGATTTGAAAAGGAGGAAAAAATTGTTAGTCTACTTAATTACTATAACGAAGAtttgtgttatttaaataatatactgaAGGTCCGATTTGCCTACTATGATAACTATACTCCTGAGAATGACAAAGTACAGAAAGATAaggaaaaaagaatttttaaaaaattagtatcgtgtatatcaaaaacaaatgtaatatttttagatgATTTGCAAAATTTAGATGCAATGTCGTGGGAGTTTCTTACTGTTATGTTAGAAAGTATGaaaattttcacaatttttacgGTAACTAGAGGAAAATTTAGTACAGTACAAAGCTGgctttacaatatttttgtcaAAAGCAATATAAGGAAAATAGTTTTAGGTCCTTTAAAATCTACATGGATCATACCATTAGCTTGTCAAATACTTGACGTACAAGCTGTATCAAAGGATCTATGCAATGCACTCGAGGAAAAATGTTCTGGTTTGCCTGGTCAAGTAGAAAGTTTTATTGTTCACCTTTTCTCAAATGGCGCTTTATGTGTAAAGAAAATTCATAGAGATGAATTGAATAATTGGGAGCACGAAAACTTACAATTTCCAGAACCTAGCTTGTTACATCCTGTATCAATAAATGCCAACGATCAAGCAAACTTGGATCAATTACTTAAGGAAAATACTATGGATGAAATTTCAATATGTTCTGTGACggaaaaagaaaaacttaatatagatataaacgTCCAAAATATAGATGCTCTTGTTATGATGCAAATTGATTCGTTAACTCCATATCAACAACTACTTCTAAAAATATCTTCTGTTATTGGAAACGTTGTTTCCAGGCATGTTTTAGAAAACATAATGTATGAAAACAATCCTGTTACAACTGCTAAGGCTATAAAAAGATTATTTGCAATGCGTATTTTATATTGTGCAAATACCCGGTACAATAAAATGACTTCAAATGCAACCATTATATCTAACTACTCAGCTACTACAAGATTAGTATGTGACTGCCCTTTTGATTACGATTCAGATAATAATGATAGTTTACCAAAGTATGCATTTTGTAAAGTCATGAAGTTCAGAAATAAGAATTCAAGAAAAgcattttatgatttattaccTCTTAATCAAAAGAAAGAATTTCATTTACGAATAATAAgctatttagaaaataataagcaAAAATGCCCTGAATGCGGTGGTACCGTTATGACAGTACAATCTATATTTAATATGCAATTAGAGTCAtataatgacaaaaataatataaatacacaatttCTTAAAGATAATAGTAAATGTGAACCTCAAGACGAAAATCAGAGTACAAGTGATACAATTTCTGCATCGAATAACGGCTCCCTTGAAATTCGTAAAGTAAAGTCCGATTCATTTAATACGTTAAATGAAACGAATTTTAAACAAGATAACTTAATAGTTTCGGATATAATATCAACGAAAAGTAACATATCGTGTAAAGCTGTATCTCAAAGTGCGCCAATTTTAAAGCCGAAATCAAGCTATGATGAAAACTTTAGCGTGCAAAGAAGATCTACGAAAAGAGTCACAATGtcgaatgtttttttaaaggatGTAAGttctgaaatattaaaaattaatccaaTATTTGATAACGTAAGAGGTGTTCTTGAAGCTAAAAGTATTAGTGATTGGCATGAATTAGGAGTCATTGATAGTGACGACAAATTAAACACTAATACAAATGGGAAAGAACAATATTTGTCTGTAAGTATAGAAAAAGGAGtttcaaaaacaaattacaGTAGATGCACTTGTGCAGaacttaatattgttatatttaagcAACTCATTGAACATGCCAAGGAAGCTGAACTCAAATCTAAAGTAATTGAATTTATCGTAAAATACgcctatttaaatatattagaaagCAATTTCGATAATGCTATGCTAGAACTTGATGAAGCCGAAATTACTTGCCTCGAAAAAACATTTCCTGACATATCCATGTTTGAAAGGAAAAGATTTTTgggtaaaatatattctttaaaagCTGCTACGTATTTGTTAAGTGGTAGACTTATAATGGCCAAATTGAATATAGAAAGAGCAGCAAAAATTTATCgtatgaatttgaaaaaaataactagtttttcaccttttataactttatttaccactattaataatataaagtttcgTTTGCGTGATATGATTATGAAAGGagattcaatttttttcttgaatgTAGCAACAGCACTGTATTCCACTTTAGAAGACGAAAGAACTTCTAAGATAGCAGCACTTCGCTCTATATACCTTGTACAACGAATTAAATGCAACGTTATTGATTTGTGCGACTCATTCGCTCAGTATATGCAAATGGTTCTTGATCGTGGAATGCCAGAATTAACTGTAGACctcgaaaaattattaaataattgtttagaaAGCTTACAAAAACCTATAGGAACGGATGAACTATTTGCTTTAGGGAAGTTATTTTTAGCTGTATTTCGGGCACGTTTGACACGAGGCCTGCTTGTAGCCGCCATTAGGTCTGGTTTTCGTGCACTTGTAGTAAGTCGTTTTTTACGTGCAGATCAAATTACTACAGATATTATCCCTGACCTGTTTTACCTTCTACTATCTCGAGGCAGAATAAGAGAAGCAGTAGATGTTGTTagattacttttacaaataggtgaaaacgaaaaaataccCGAATGCCAAACGTGGTATTATGCTCTTTCTCTGGATATGATATTGGATGCAGGATTTGAGTTGGAATCAATACATGAAATCAACCGTTTTGCTGAATACTCAATTCACAAAGAAAAGATTTCACATGAAAGTCAATATCGTCTTGTCATAGGTTTATGGACCTATTGGTTAAGGACAGATTTCGAACACAAAGCTAAAAGATATGAAACTAAAGCCTTGACTTGGTCAATGCGTGATGACGATGACGGATCGCTCAAAACTCTTATAAATGGTTTAAGATTAGCTGAGGGCATGTTAGAAAGCTTAGCCAGGAAAATGGATGATTTAAAAAag GTGGTTGATCTGATGGAGTTGCGCTCCTTAGCTGATAGAGAGCTAGCAAGATTAGAGAAAGACGCACGGATTCTTCGAGCCATATACCCTCGATGGATTTTATTTAAAGCTAATTCTCAAAGGTTATCAGGGCGAAAGGCAGCCGCAACAGTCTTGTTTAATCAG GCACTTGAAGAAGCTAAACGAGTGAGTAACCGACTTGAAGTAGCTTTGGTCCTTGCTGCGAATACTACCTCACGTCCTTGGATTCAAAATGCCCGCACAGGTAAATTTTTAAACTGGAAGAATGCAGCTGAATATACTAAAGAAACCTGGCATCAGTTTCTCTATAAAATCATACCTAACCGTGATGCGTAA